In Drosophila nasuta strain 15112-1781.00 chromosome 2R, ASM2355853v1, whole genome shotgun sequence, a single genomic region encodes these proteins:
- the LOC132785720 gene encoding max-binding protein MNT, which translates to MSNRNLLIAVAAVAALICLCTADVSHINHKPPQDVLVPFNDLLPPPLEEPSTTEATTAATTTTPATKPTKKSYYQQLAKSKDAHHIEEKASAKSQPAIQLALDLLPPFAEAPEQPQIEDVHTTTHQPLVSSRPTPTATTKKSVPLVAKPQPIPQRQFVPQPQPQQQPHPQQLHARVSRPNSIAHSAAASSIVPVKSSISSDLITQYLTNFQFTTRRPSRGALPTLTPFPNHIKK; encoded by the exons ATGTCGAATCGAAAT TTATTAATCGCAGTTGCCGCCGTCGCCGCACTGATTTGCCTCTGCACGGCCGATGTGTCCCACATAAATCATAAGCCGCCTCAGGACGTATTGGTGCCATTCAATGATTTATTGCCGCCGCCACTGGAGGAGCCCTCCACTAcggaagcaacaacagcagccacgaCAACAACGCCAGCAACAAAGCCCACGAAAAAATCATACTATCAGCAGCTGGCCAAGAGCAAGGATGCCCACCATATCGAGGAGAAAGCTAGCGCGAAGAGTCAGCCAGCGATACAGTTAGCTTTGGATTTACTGCCACCCTTCGCCGAAGCACCAGAGCAGCCACAAATTGAAGATGTTCACACCACAACACATCAGCCACTTGTTAGCAGCCGGCCAACACCAACCGCAACCACTAAGAAGAGTGTACCGCTTGTTGCAAAGCCGCAGCCTATCCCACAGCGTCAGTTTGTGCcacagccgcagccgcagcaacagccacatcCACAGCAGTTGCATGCACGTGTGTCACGACCCAATAGCATTGCCCACTCAGCTGCTGCTTCCTCGATAGTCCCAGTGAAGTCGAGTATCTCGTCCGATCTCATCACGCAATATCTCACAAACTTTCAGTTCACAACGCGGCGACCTTCTCGCGGTGCTTTGCCAACGCTGACGCCGTTTCCCaatcatattaaaaaatag